A window of Eikenella corrodens contains these coding sequences:
- a CDS encoding DUF3037 domain-containing protein, which produces MKKVSYNILKLCPDVFRGEVVNIGIVAEWKNELRYILVKDKRKVRLLSSTFSVFDIESYLFSANIIYRTYKNINVLRELIPNSQISMEDSGYFILEYDDEELFKDKLNELYLKWVEFPKKKNPKTTHDKKLSQTVRDFFSNQGLLSSNPEDLYSHKIISNYPLSEDKGLKADLLLKNGEYHLTEIINFSKKNDFTLNLQRAALKTVTIEEAKTVLSPSLNAFLIYDLSAEDERKFTPHLNLLREKATLVNHRSTQDIASYYRYIIDKTDNPQLPNLHP; this is translated from the coding sequence ATGAAAAAAGTATCTTATAACATCCTCAAGCTCTGCCCTGATGTTTTCCGAGGGGAAGTGGTAAATATTGGCATTGTAGCAGAATGGAAAAACGAGCTTCGTTATATCCTTGTTAAGGATAAACGGAAAGTTAGACTGTTGTCATCAACTTTTTCTGTTTTTGATATTGAAAGCTATTTATTTAGCGCAAATATAATTTATAGAACATACAAAAATATAAATGTATTACGAGAGTTAATACCAAACTCTCAAATATCTATGGAGGATTCCGGTTATTTTATCCTAGAATATGATGATGAAGAGTTATTTAAAGACAAGTTAAACGAACTTTATTTAAAATGGGTAGAATTTCCTAAGAAGAAGAATCCAAAAACAACTCATGATAAAAAACTATCTCAGACCGTTAGAGATTTTTTTAGCAACCAAGGTCTGCTAAGTAGTAACCCTGAAGACTTATATAGCCATAAAATTATTTCAAACTACCCGTTATCTGAAGATAAGGGATTGAAGGCAGATTTACTGTTAAAAAATGGAGAATATCATTTAACAGAAATTATTAATTTCTCTAAAAAGAATGATTTCACCCTTAACTTGCAGCGGGCGGCATTAAAGACCGTAACCATTGAAGAGGCCAAAACTGTGCTTAGTCCGAGCTTGAATGCCTTTTTAATTTATGACCTAAGTGCTGAAGATGAAAGGAAATTCACTCCGCACCTGAATTTATTAAGGGAAAAGGCAACATTGGTAAATCATCGTTCTACTCAAGATATTGCCTCATACTATCGATATATCATAGATAAGACAGATAATCCGCAATTACCCAATCTACATCCATAA